One region of Camelina sativa cultivar DH55 chromosome 6, Cs, whole genome shotgun sequence genomic DNA includes:
- the LOC104793728 gene encoding probable cytochrome c oxidase subunit 5C-1 — protein sequence MAGHKVAHATLKGPSVVKELIIGMALGLAAGGLWKMHHWNEQRKTRAFYDLLERGEISVIAAQE from the coding sequence atggCAGGACACAAGGTTGCGCATGCGACATTGAAGGGTCCTAGTGTTGTCAAGGAGTTAATTATCGGTATGGCACTCGGTTTAGCTGCTGGTGGTCTCTGGAAGATGCACCATTGGAACGAACAGAGGAAAACCAGAGCTTTCTATGACTTGCTTGAGAGAGGTGAGATCAGTGTCATTGCTGCCCAAGAGTAG